In Solanum lycopersicum chromosome 3, SLM_r2.1, the genomic stretch CATGGACAAAATGTTGTACATGATCGTCTTTAGTGCTTTAGCCATCACAAGTATGGTGCACGACACGGCAGCACAAACGGTGCATGTGGTAGGGGACACCATGGGTTGGATCGTACCAAGCAATGGGGCGGTAGCTTACGAGAATTGGGCTGATGATAAAACATTCAGGGTTGGCGATACtctaggtatatatatatatgcttacgcttaataaatttctcaatttacAGGACAAAAACTAATCCTTATTCATGTTACTCTGtttcttattttgaattttgtgcaGTGTTCAATTTCACGACCGGTCGACATGACGTGCTACAAGTACAAGAAACTTCGTTCGATGGATGCAATTCGCAGAATGCTATAGGCACTGCAATTATGACTGGACCAGCAAGTATAACTCTTAATTCTACTGGAGATCACTATTTCATTTGTACTTTTGGCACACACTGTCAAGGTGGACAGAAATTAGAAATCTCAGTTTCCGACGACAGCACTAGAACTCCAGGTACCAACCCACCTCCACGGTCTGTTGATGGACCTACAGGTTCCGTTCCCGGTGGTATtgttcctcctcctccttcgtCTTCAACGACCCTATTGGCCAGTTTTCTGCTCAGTCTATCCGCAATTGCATTGgtcatttttcattaaattggatgatttaaatatgttttcaGATTCCTATACTTTATATACTACGATGTAACCATTCTAGATTGTATTGTATTCAGTTTTGTTTTGATTGATCATtgtatttgggatattttaCGAGTTAAAAGGTTAAATAAAGGTTGTATTATACTCTATAGTTTGAAGATTATTTTGGTCGACTTATAATTGTGTCGTCCCTACAGTATCtccaaatcatattaaaatggGATGAGAAATAAGTATTCATCTAGACTATTATCgaaatatagaaatacattTTAACTAATTTAAGGTTCAATTACCCCTAAATTCTTGttgttataattttgtatacctTTTGACTTATGTGACGCGCTTTGTGTGAGAGATTTTTGGAGTCCACATATGCCATATATTGAAATCAAATCAAAGTTTTCATATTAAATTCGAATGGGAATCCCTAACTAAAACGCTTTGAAACGAAATTAAGGTCAACGAAATTATAAATGTGACGTTGAT encodes the following:
- the LOC101252571 gene encoding cucumber peeling cupredoxin, whose protein sequence is MDKMLYMIVFSALAITSMVHDTAAQTVHVVGDTMGWIVPSNGAVAYENWADDKTFRVGDTLVFNFTTGRHDVLQVQETSFDGCNSQNAIGTAIMTGPASITLNSTGDHYFICTFGTHCQGGQKLEISVSDDSTRTPGTNPPPRSVDGPTGSVPGGIVPPPPSSSTTLLASFLLSLSAIALVIFH